Genomic DNA from Dysidea avara chromosome 10, odDysAvar1.4, whole genome shotgun sequence:
aaagtctctcagtggctgggAGTTGCACCTACCCCCaacttctggtaactcaatactgctgttggaaccccccttcaaaaaaaacctggctacacccctgtaaTGTTTGGATATCATTAAGGTGTTTGCTGTCAGCACATGAGTACCTTTGTGAAACTGAAAATTGAGACATAACATTATGCTGAATAAAATAATAGCCTGATCTGGGTGCATGCGTAGTTGAAAGAGCAATGTAGTGCATGGTGGCTGGCTACAACTGGTTTGCACATACTATAGCATATACATGCAAATGGATGATTCATGTATAGCACTGCTGATTCCTTGTTATACTACACTgctaaaatgaagagtaactctcaaggagttcccagtgtagggaggatgtacacccctggagagtaaccattactccaaaggagtaactggggagtaacacatgctctgaaggtggtgtcacttactcttcagagtaatggttattctcttcagagtgttggttactctccatggggtgttaaatcctccctacactgggaactctcagagtggtggttactctttatttttaacagtgtaactGTCTGCTCACAGCTAATTAAACTGCATCTATTGAATAAGAATTAAGTGGAATGAGGATCCATTTTGTgtatccaagtgataaaaatacAGAAACTGATTTCAATGGGGGTTTCCTGAAATCCTTGGAAATCCCCTCCCTATGCCTCTCACCATTAAGCATACATGTTGAAGTGATGAATATAAATTTAATGTGCTATGTTGTGCTTAATAGAAACAGTGAAAGACATTGAGAATCATTTGGTGGTGAGATGGGCTCCACAGTGGAGACAGTTAGGTAGACAACTCAATATTGAAGAACATCAGATGAACATGATCATCCCAACAACTGTGAGGAGTGTTGTAGTAAGATGTTGAGTGACTGGCTAAATCTATCATCAGAATACATAATATACAACACAAGAGGTCCTTATTagggctatatatatatatatatatatataaattattgtaattTGCTATATTAATTTTTTCATCAAAAgttttcatgataaaaattttatgtaaaaaatatttactgaacaaaaattaatttttcgCTATGGATCCTGATGTACATGCAGGCCTTAAGTGTTCAGCCCCAGTTCTTCTGTATATACAGACCTGTAGTCATGCACTGTTGTAACGCATTGATAATCATAACATGCATGTAAAAGAATTATTGCAGATACAGGCCATAGGTACAAAAAATGTATGTAGATATAGAGCAAATAATTGTAGGAAGTTATACATACAGGTGATAATGATAATCTGGTCACCACAACATGAAAAAGGAGGCATGCATATGCTGAAGATAATAGTTTTGCGTGTAAGCGATATTTTAATAATTATGACTCTAGATGATCCATGATCCAAAACAATTTCTATTTCACCTATATATGAATGAACAGACATCCATCACTATTACCTGTAGAAATATAGTGTATATATTAAGGTGCataactagctatactgactAAACTTTATTATCACAATAGGAGTAGAATATCTTGATATAAGCCTGAGACATAACACACCTTAATTATGCATCCATTATCTATGAGCTGAAAACTATGGTGTATCATGTCAATCATAAATGCAATAATAAGCTCCTATATAACTATAGAATAGAACACTACAAATAAAGATACTTACAAAAAGGTTAGCTTATATGCTGCAATAGTAGCAATACAACAAGTGGATAATGTACAAGACTACTTGAAAGCTCTAAAAAAGGTAATGATAGTGTCTACAAAAGAAAATGCTTTGTATAAGTCAACATGTCACACACTGTCATATTCACACGTTAATCTTCTTTTGAATTTACTCTGTTGATGATATAGTTTCACAAGCAGCAGAAAAGTCATTCTCTAACTTCAGCTTCTTAGACAACGGTTCACTTTCTGCATTCAAACACTGTAAGGATGCCAACAACTCTCGATGTACTTTATGCTTCTCAACTTCTCTCTCATAAGAGGCTTGTGTTTTAGTCACTACAAGAGTGTGTGGGGTACCAACACGTTCAGTCTGACAGGTGGCATCAGCTTTAGCAATACGAAGTTGATCCTCAAGATGTTGCCTTCTTGACTTGCCAAGCCTAAATCGAGACTGTGTTATATCAGGATGTTGCATAAACTGCTTCAATTCTGTACAATCACTGCATGTACAAGAAAACTCAACAGAGCGAGCATGGTTGGTCGGAGCTTGCAGTTTGCTGATACATTCTTCTAGAGTAGAAGCACAATGTGAAAACAGCACTTGAAGTGGACCACCAATTTTGACCGTCTTACTAATATCCAGAATGGCAGGTCCTAGTGTTTCTAATACTGGATAGTAAACAGGCTTAGTGCAGAAAGCATCAATAAGAGAAACAAGTAAACCTTCGCATTCTAAACTTCTAAGAGTACTTACCAGTTGGCACACAATTTCTTTGCTCCTGTTTTTTTTCCATGAAGACTCCTGCTCATTCACCAAATAGTTGACAAAAACTGCTGCCACAGATTGGAAAAGAATCTTCTGCTGTTCACTTAACTGGATGGAACAAAACTTCATCAAAAACTGACAGCGTCTGTCAATTGAAAAAGAATCACATTTTGCAAAGACAGATTCCAATGGCAACTTGAGAATATCCCAACCATATTTATACCCAATGGAAGAAACAATATTGTTATCATCAAAGGACAATAGTAAACTGCTACTTTTCTCAGCTATGACATTCAAACACTCAGCAATTAAATCAGATTTTCCAACTAGCTTCAACAGTTGCAAAAAGTCATGGTACACTTCGGTCTCAACCCAACAGCATCGACCAATTAGTTGCTTCATTATATCCTTTGCAGCAACTGTCAAATCATCATCTGCTCTGCCTTTCTTAACCTCTCGTTCAAATTCTTCTATCATGTTAAGCACAC
This window encodes:
- the LOC136236602 gene encoding uncharacterized protein isoform X2, with product MFGTLVIQLPSNYEGGQLPVCHQGKEIEFNFGGFGACNNVYFAAFYADCQHEVKPVTKGHRLCLIYNLVYTGFDPAPAPPSNQKQISSIVAAMKAWDEDLDSDDCPNTLTQILEHQYCEASLSFQMLKNGDRALAEVLLQAKKEVEFDLYLSIVNFTECFSATYYGRGKYTIDDDGDGEVSASNLTTYDGEKLSSNIELEVDSMFPHNFFDDIDPDKEWVQEATGNEGATVDKHYHWAALLIWPVRKHNAVIGVLNMIEEFEREVKKGRADDDLTVAAKDIMKQLIGRCCWVETEVYHDFLQLLKLVGKSDLIAECLNVIAEKSSSLLLSFDDNNIVSSIGYKYGWDILKLPLESVFAKCDSFSIDRRCQFLMKFCSIQLSEQQKILFQSVAAVFVNYLVNEQESSWKKNRSKEIVCQLVSTLRSLECEGLLVSLIDAFCTKPVYYPVLETLGPAILDISKTVKIGGPLQVLFSHCASTLEECISKLQAPTNHARSVEFSCTCSDCTELKQFMQHPDITQSRFRLGKSRRQHLEDQLRIAKADATCQTERVGTPHTLVVTKTQASYEREVEKHKVHRELLASLQCLNAESEPLSKKLKLENDFSAACETISSTE